The DNA window AGGGAGCTTGGATCATATTTTGCCTCCCCTCTTGCATATGTTGTACTAGTAGTATTCCAGGTAATAACAGCATTTTTATTCTTCCTAAATCTAAAAGGATATCTTCAGCTGCAGTTTGATCCCAGCTTTCAGCTCCTACGAGAACAACTGAACTTAAATACTGTAATCGTAATTCCATATTTCGATACGATGAGCATAGTGCTTCTTTTTATTATCCCGCTTCTCACTATGAGGCTAGTTGCAGATGAGAGAAGCAGCCATACAGCCGAGCTACTTTTTACCTCACCTATTAAACTGAGTTCAATAATTTTAGGAAAGTACCTAGCAGCCCTAATATTGTTAATCATCATGCTCGCATTATCCTCGCTTAATATATTAGTGCTTACTGCGCATGGCTCACCGGACATCGGTATGGTGCTATCCAGCTATTTAGGCCTCTTTTTGCTAGGCGCATCATTTCTGGCAATAGGAATATTCGCTTCATCACTTACAAGCTCACAGCTCGTGGCTGCAATCATAGCATTTGGCATACTTCTGTTCCTCTGGCTCATCGGTGCGTCTTCGGATGCGGATAGCTCGGTGTTTGGATATGTCTCACTGATAAACCATTTTACAAATTTTAGCAAAGGCATAATTGAGCTCAAAGATATCGCGTATTACCTTTCAGCGATCTATATAGGCCTGTTCCTCACCCACACTGCACTTGATTCAGAGAGGTGGCGATGAGGAAAAGGCGGCTTATTTACGGCACGGGAGCACTTATATCGGTTATTAGCACCATCGGTATAATAGTGGCAATTAATTATCTGCTTTTTAGAACTGATATACGGTTTGATGTTACCCAGGGAAAGCTGCACACTGTCTCTTCGGCAACTATAAGAGCCCTAAACAGCGTACAGGATGAGATCATTATTATAGGGTTCTATAAGGAGACAGGGGTGGACAGAAGCGGTTTTGTGGATTTAGCAAAAGAGTACACCAGAAGAAATGACAATATTAAAATAAGACTTGTAAATCCTGATCAAGAGCCCGCTGTAGCAAAGAAGTACGGTGTTAAAGAATATGGAAGCGTTGTATTGGCAAAAGATGAGAATGTGGTCAAGCTAAGGCTCACAGACCCGATCACGGGTGGAATACTTAAGAATTCCGAAGAAGAGATAACAAATGCATTGCTCAAGCTCACAAGAGATTCTCAAAAGACACTTTATATTCTTACAGGCCACGGTCAAAGAGATATGGGAAACAGCGTAGATGCACAAGGGCTTGGACTTTTAAGAAAAACTATATTAGATGAGGGCTACGAAGTAGCAGAGTTTATGATCCTTAGAGGAGATGATCTTCCTATAAAAGATTCAATATTATTGGTAGCTGCACCAACCCAAGCTTTTTCTTTGAGCGAGATACAGTACATAAAGAACTATCTCAATAGCGGCGGAAGGGCAATATTTATGATAGAGCCTAGGGCAGGAAATGAGATAGCATCAATATTAGCCGGTTACGGTTTTGATATTTCAGACGACGTCGTGATTGATCCAAGCTCGAAACTTGAGGGAGGAGGAGACATAGCTCCAATTGTGTCTGATTATCCTTATCACGAGATAACTGAGGATTTTAGGTTTGCTACAATTTTCCCTTACTCAAGGAGCATAGACGTTTCAAACGGATCTTATGACACGGCAGTGTTGGCAAACACCGGAGAATACAGCTGGTCTGAAACTAATTTTGACCTATTTGATGAGGGCGTGGCCCAAAAAGAGGCAACCGATAGATCAGGGCCCCTTGGAGTTGCGGCGATTGGAGAGAACGGCAACAACGGGCGGATCGCAGTTTTTGGAAGCGCTGATTTTGTCTCTAATGTGTTTCTTGAGTTCTCAGGCAATAGGGACTTTTTTCTAAATACCCTAAACTGGATATCAGGTGATGAGAATTTGATCTCAATAAGACCTAAAAAATTAAACTCTGGTAATCTCACAATTACCACAAAGCAGGTAGATATTATATTTATAATTATAGTTGTTGTTATACCAGCAGTGATATTGTTTTCTGGTATAGCCATCTGGTGGAAGAGGAGGGTGTTATAAAATCAATACTTGGAGTGTTGGATTAAGTAGCATGTCTAAAATACTGAAAATACTATGAATTATTTCCTTAAAAAATTTAAAGGCCCGCTTATAACTGCGGCTGTATTTGCTGTGCTCTTGATTGTTATATTTCTGCCTCAAAGGGAGAAGGAAACAAATATAATTCCGGCAGAAGAAAATGCTTTTTTAGAGGAAGGTGAGGTTTTATCTATTGAAGTTTACTATCCAACATCATGGGTATTATTAGAAAACGAAGAAGATAAATGGTTTGTGGTTGAAGATGACAAAAAGTTAAATGCGGATAGCAATCTTGTGCAAAATCTACTTTATGATGTTATGAACACGGAGATCTACGGCACAGTCCCGACCCAAGAGGTTGATCTGGAGCAGTTTGGTGTTGAGAGTGCTAAGGCTGAGATAATTCTTATCACAAAGGAAGATAACAATCACTTTATCATTGGAGACGAAATCCCAGTTGGTTCTGGAACTTATGTTTACCACCCTGAGAAAAAAATTGTTTATGTGGTGGAAGAGAATTACCTAAATAAGTTTTTGGATCTCAGCAGTGTTGATTTTAGAGAAAGGGGTCTATTTAATTTTGATGAAGACAAAGTTAATCGAATTTCCATATGGTCCGGCGAATTCTCTGCTGATCTGATTTTTGATAACGGACAATGGATTATTGACGGAGAAGACCAAATCGTTGCCGACTCAAAGAAAATAGATGAACTCTTGTGGATATTTTCCAGAGCAAAAGTACTTGGATTTCAGGATGAGCGGCCCCAGAGTATAGAAAAATACGGTCTGGACGATCCCGGAACAGAGATAAGATTTTATGAAGACGATAAGATTCAGGGCCTTTTATTTGGCAAGAGAAAAGACGAGGACAGTTATTATGTAAAGACAGACACTGATGATGCCGTTTATACAATTCACATAAGTCTTTTCAAAAGAGTGCCCAAAAACATAGAAAGCATAGCAAGCAAATAATACTGAACACAAGATGGAGGGCTTATGTTTATCGAAATAAAATCTACAGAAGGCGAGCTTAGCTGGATAAATCTAAAACAAGTGCTTGTAATTAAACTGGCAAGGCCTGCTGATGGGTGGGTCTGGAGCTTCACATTTAGACACGAGACATTTTGGTCTGCGACATTTGAGACAGAAGAAGAGGCTAACAAGTGGATTGAACATGCCCTTGG is part of the Thermodesulfobacteriota bacterium genome and encodes:
- a CDS encoding DUF4340 domain-containing protein, translated to MNYFLKKFKGPLITAAVFAVLLIVIFLPQREKETNIIPAEENAFLEEGEVLSIEVYYPTSWVLLENEEDKWFVVEDDKKLNADSNLVQNLLYDVMNTEIYGTVPTQEVDLEQFGVESAKAEIILITKEDNNHFIIGDEIPVGSGTYVYHPEKKIVYVVEENYLNKFLDLSSVDFRERGLFNFDEDKVNRISIWSGEFSADLIFDNGQWIIDGEDQIVADSKKIDELLWIFSRAKVLGFQDERPQSIEKYGLDDPGTEIRFYEDDKIQGLLFGKRKDEDSYYVKTDTDDAVYTIHISLFKRVPKNIESIASK
- a CDS encoding GldG family protein; this encodes MRKRRLIYGTGALISVISTIGIIVAINYLLFRTDIRFDVTQGKLHTVSSATIRALNSVQDEIIIIGFYKETGVDRSGFVDLAKEYTRRNDNIKIRLVNPDQEPAVAKKYGVKEYGSVVLAKDENVVKLRLTDPITGGILKNSEEEITNALLKLTRDSQKTLYILTGHGQRDMGNSVDAQGLGLLRKTILDEGYEVAEFMILRGDDLPIKDSILLVAAPTQAFSLSEIQYIKNYLNSGGRAIFMIEPRAGNEIASILAGYGFDISDDVVIDPSSKLEGGGDIAPIVSDYPYHEITEDFRFATIFPYSRSIDVSNGSYDTAVLANTGEYSWSETNFDLFDEGVAQKEATDRSGPLGVAAIGENGNNGRIAVFGSADFVSNVFLEFSGNRDFFLNTLNWISGDENLISIRPKKLNSGNLTITTKQVDIIFIIIVVVIPAVILFSGIAIWWKRRVL
- a CDS encoding ABC transporter permease subunit, whose translation is MNGVYPILKRELGSYFASPLAYVVLVVFQVITAFLFFLNLKGYLQLQFDPSFQLLREQLNLNTVIVIPYFDTMSIVLLFIIPLLTMRLVADERSSHTAELLFTSPIKLSSIILGKYLAALILLIIMLALSSLNILVLTAHGSPDIGMVLSSYLGLFLLGASFLAIGIFASSLTSSQLVAAIIAFGILLFLWLIGASSDADSSVFGYVSLINHFTNFSKGIIELKDIAYYLSAIYIGLFLTHTALDSERWR